A stretch of the Argentina anserina chromosome 6, drPotAnse1.1, whole genome shotgun sequence genome encodes the following:
- the LOC126800125 gene encoding uncharacterized protein LOC126800125, translating to MGHQSPTPPLPRKHNDGQSPESSSSDSAATAISRAKKSRYPVDDDDDGAGDRVECSGKYCRSCSAGMIADCVALCCCPCALVNLLTLVFVKVPWMVGRRCLRLGKNKNKIKSQGQTRKSKQKCKSKKKTKHCGQMSGSSSHRQRRCAVEEELPAEIACYAFGFDDREEEKEEEEDCVSSAERVWLELYQVGHLGFGRVSFSGGGVQAVQGKSN from the coding sequence ATGGGTCACCAGAGCCCGACTCCTCCGCTGCCACGTAAACACAACGATGGGCAGTCACCGGAGTCGAGCTCATCGGACAGTGCAGCCACCGCAATCAGCAGAGCGAAGAAGAGCCGCTACCCTGtagacgacgacgacgacggcgCCGGTGATCGTGTCGAGTGTTCCGGGAAGTACTGCCGGTCATGCAGCGCCGGCATGATCGCCGATTGCGTGGCGCTGTGCTGCTGTCCCTGCGCGCTGGTCAACCTTTTGACTCTGGTTTTCGTCAAAGTGCCGTGGATGGTAGGGAGGAGGTGTTTGAGGTTAggcaagaacaagaacaagatcaaGAGCCAGGGGCAGACACGGAAGTCGAAGCAAAAGTGCAAGAgtaagaagaagacgaagcaTTGTGGTCAGATGAGTGGTAGTAGTAGTCACCGGCAGAGGCGGTGCGCGGTGGAGGAGGAGTTGCCGGCGGAGATAGCGTGCTATGCGTTCGGGTTTGATGATcgggaggaggagaaggaggaagaggaggactGTGTGAGTAGTGCAGAGAGGGTATGGTTGGAATTGTACCAGGTAGGGCACTTGGGTTTTGGGAGGGTTTCGTTTAGTGGTGGGGGTGTTCAGGCTGTGCAGGGAAAGTCCAATTAG
- the LOC126799379 gene encoding universal stress protein A-like protein produces MASAAPTRILMGVNESTIKGYPHASISSRKAFEWTLDKIVRSNTSGFKLLFLHVQVPDEDGFDDMDSIYASPEDFKSLECRDKARGAHLLEFFVERCHAIGVACEAWTKRGDPKEVICHEVKRLQPDLLVVGCRGLGPFQRVFVGTVSEFCVKHAECPVITIKRSAEETPQDPVDD; encoded by the exons atggcgaGTGCGGCACCGACTCGGATACTGATGGGAGTGAACGAGTCGACGATCAAGGGCTACCCGCACGCCTCCATAAGCAGCCGCAAAGCCTTCGAGTGGACTCTGGACAAGATCGTCCGCTCCAACACCTCCGGCTTCAAGCTTCTCTTCCTCCATGTCCAAGTTCCTGACGAAGACG GTTTTGACGACATGGATAGTATCTATGCATCACCAGAGGATTTTAAGAGCTTAGAGTGCAGAGACAAGGCAAGAGGGGCTCATCTACTGGAGTTCTTTGTTGAGAGGTGTCATGCTATTGGG GTTGCTTGTGAAGCGTGGACCAAGAGAGGTGATCCCAAAGAAGTAATCTGTCATGAGGTAAAGCGCTTGCAGCCAGATCTTCTAGTTGTTGGCTGCCGTGGTCTTGGTCCTTTCCAGAG GGTTTTTGTGGGGACTGTGAGTGAATTTTGCGTGAAGCATGCTGAATGCCCTGTCATCACAATCAAGCGCAGTGCCGAGGAGACACCTCAGGATCCAGTTGATGACTGA
- the LOC126799166 gene encoding 50S ribosomal protein L12, chloroplastic-like translates to MAASLSTLTLTTPSYTTATSSFPSHTPKPTLQFPFSPQTPTLSHRATHLRPLAAVAAPEKIEKLGADISSLTLEEARILVDYLQDKLGVSAAALAPAAAVAAAPGLGDAAAVVEEKTEFDVVIEEVPSNARIAVIKAVRALTSLALKEAKELIEGLPKKFKEGVSKDDAEDAKKQLEAAGAKVGIV, encoded by the coding sequence ATGGCAGCTTCACTGTCTACTCTCACACTCACCACTCCTTCCTACACCACCGCCACCTCCTCCTTCCCCTCCCACACTCCCAAACCCACCCTCCAATTCCCCTTCTCCCCACAAACCCCAACCCTCTCCCACCGCGCCACCCACCTCCGCCCCCTCGCCGCCGTCGCCGCCCCCGAGAAAATCGAGAAGCTCGGCGCCGACATCTCCTCCCTCACTCTCGAGGAGGCCCGCATCCTCGTCGACTACCTCCAGGACAAGCTCGGCGTCTCCGCCGCAGCCCTCGCCCCCGCCGCCGCAGTCGCCGCCGCACCCGGCCTGGGAGACGCGGCGGCcgtggtggaggagaagacGGAGTTCGACGTGGTGATTGAGGAGGTGCCGAGCAACGCGAGAATCGCGGTGATTAAGGCGGTGAGGGCATTGACGAGCTTGGCGTTGAAGGAGGCCAAGGAGCTCATTGAAGGGCTGCCCAAGAAGTTCAAGGAGGGAGTGTCCAAGGACGACGCCGAAGACGCCAAGAAGCAGCTCGAAGCCGCCGGAGCTAAAGTCGGCATTGTCTGA
- the LOC126799030 gene encoding monodehydroascorbate reductase 4, peroxisomal has product MGRAYVYVILGGGVAAGYAALEFTRRGISNGELCIISEEPVAPYERPALSKGFLLPEAPSRLPSFHTCVGANEERLTPKWYKEHGIELVLGTRVKSVDVRRKTILTGSGETITYKFLVIATGARALKLEEFGVKGSDSENVCYLRNLADANRLVNLVQSSPGGNAVVIGGGYIGMECAASLVINRMNVKMVFPEEHCMARLFTPKIASYYEEFYKSKGVNFVKGTILSSFDIDPDGKVTTVNLRDGSSLPADMVVVGIGIRPNTSLFEGQLTLEKGGIKVNGKMQSSNGSVYAVGDVAAFPVKLFGDSRRLEHVDSARKTARHAVAAIMEPNKAVEFDYLPFFYSRVFTLSWQFYGDNLGDAVHYGDFSGGTFGAYWVSNGHLVGSFLEGGTKEEYEAIAKATRLKPAIEDVAELERQGLGFALSVSQKPPASPPREVAASGIIVDRPIYAFHATAGVLLAASIAAFAYWYGRKRRRW; this is encoded by the exons GTTGCCCCTTATGAGAGGCCTGCTTTGAGCAAAGGCTTTCTACTTCCGGAAG CCCCTTCACGCCTTCCATCGTTTCACACATGTGTTGGTGCTAATGAGGAAAGGTTAACTCCAAAATGGTACAAGGAACATG GGATTGAATTAGTTCTTGGAACTCGAGTTAAGTCTGTTGATGTCAGACGCAAGACGATATTGACAGGATCTGGAGAAACAATAACCTACAAGTTTCTCGTTATTGCAACAGGTGCTCGG GCATTGAAGCTGGAGGAGTTTGGAGTCAAAGGATCAGATTCTGAAAACGTGTGCTATTTACGAAATTTGGCTGATGCAAATAGACTTGTCAACTTAGTGCAATCTTCCCCTGGCGGGAATGCTGTTGTCATTGGTGGTGGCTACATTGGAATGGAGTGTGCTGCATCGTTGGTGATCAATAGAATGAATGTGAAAATGGTTTTTCCCGAAGAACATTGCA TGGCACGATTATTCACACCCAAAATTGCAAGTTACTATGAAGAATTTTACAAGTCCAAAGGAGTGAATTTTGTTAAAGGAACCATATTGTCCTCATTTGACATTGACCCTGATGGGAAG GTCACAACTGTTAATCTTAGAGATGGAAGTAGTCTACCTGCGGACATGGTTGTGGTGGGAATAGGAATCCGTCCAAACACAAGCCTATTTGAAGGTCAGCTGACGCTGGAGAAAGGTGGGATCAAAGTGAATGGAAAAATGCAGTCGAGCAATGGCTCAGTCTATGCAGTTGGAGATGTTGCAGCATTTCCAGTCAAACTATTTGGTGACTCCCGTAGGCTTGAACATGTTGACTCGGCAAGAAAAACTGCTAGACATGCTGTTGCTGCAATTATGGAACCAAACAAGGCGGTTGAATTTGACTATCTACCATTCTTTTACTCCAGAGTGTTCACCTTGTCTTGGCAGTTTTATGGGGACAATTTAGGAGATGCAGTCCATTATGGTGATTTTTCTGGAGGCACATTTGGGGCTTATTGGGTTAGCAATGGTCATCTTGTTGGGTCTTTTCTTGAAGGGGGAACCAAAGAAGAGTATGAAGCAATAGCCAAGGCCACCAGGCTGAAGCCAGCAATTGAAGACGTGGCCGAATTAGAAAGGCAAGGTTTGGGTTTTGCATTGTCTGTAAGTCAGAAACCACCAGCATCACCACCTCGTGAAGTTGCTGCTTCTGGCATCATTGTGGACAGACCAATATACGCTTTTCATGCAACTGCCGGCGTTCTTCTGGCTGCATCAATAGCTGCATTTGCATATTGGTACGGTAGAAAGCGCAGAAGGTGGTGA